From a single Anoplolepis gracilipes chromosome 3, ASM4749672v1, whole genome shotgun sequence genomic region:
- the Fw gene encoding sushi, von Willebrand factor type A, EGF and pentraxin domain-containing protein 1 isoform X1 — MILVYGIILPFVASFAQGLKCGHPAVPMNAKVSLSDESLTVGTVAKYTCDAGYELFGTGSLTCNARGKWQGDLPFCGTNVGFRKPANQSTTVRGGNANHGNDGDFSTEHDGKRCTETQSEPSPWWRVDLLKSYSVKVVRVTTRGCCGHQPLQDIEIRVGNSSAELQRNPLCAWFPGTIEEGITKTFICARALVGQYVFLQLVGVEGSLSLCEVEIFATDEFSIDRCAHAGTPADADLAAFNSTCYEFIVKKGGSFQEARNYCKNRGGDLVHGFQGVSSIFILNNLERRKDKLKTQLVWIGAQKEPQITARTWRWVDGEIVQKPSWGKDQPNNYNGEQNCVVLDGGRGWLWNDVGCNLDYLHWICQSRPSICGSPEKAENTTIVGSKRTIGSTIDYVCLDGYMLIGSKSRMCGPSGFWSGGVPTCKFVDCGVLPDLENGVVTLLEDRTTHGALVDYTCKENYTLVGDTRRRCGDGGIWSGHQPQCLFDWCPEPPEVNGGIVTTTGRRVGSTATYSCQNGFILFGDNILTCNIGGEWSGKTPQCRFVDCGAPAQIEFGTVVLTNGTTTVGSLAVYTCREDYWLVGEGKQECTKEGKWSHDTPSCELITCEEPEVPAGGYVVGYDFNVHSVIEYHCDLGYLLHGEARHSCGKDGQWTGEVPSCEYIDCSKVLPILNGVVDYANETTHLGSEITYSCTRNYRLNGVSRRYCLDNGQWSDATPKCEEIRCTEPVLAEHGILSVTGNDRMYGRTLIRTGTAENSNTGATSYKIGSLAKYRCERGYKVIGEPLSTCEENGKWSGEVPQCVYVDCGKPEHIQHGRYSLISNATYYGAAALYECDGNFELDGFARRLCLENGTWSSDTPVCREIRCRDPEKTGLLSTQVSTHSVGGVAHYSCPRGFYMEGNETRVCLQNGSWSGTTPACFSVDCKHPGSIENGRVIIVNGSTTYGGAAEYHCLPQYERVGIFLRKCLDTGFWSGEEPKCELAANEVAEPQGVGTSVGIGAGVIIFILIILGLVYLRLRKATPVKNTENVQAAERKEDQNAAVMSYATLNDGTPNTMYENVPEDGLYDNPYSLGGSAYRYNGQPRRTYGRSGHYEAEPVPNRNGITINGVSVR; from the exons AACCGGTAGCTTGACATGCAACGCCCGAGGAAAATGGCAGGGTGACCTACCGTTTTGCG GTACGAATGTGGGTTTCCGCAAACCGGCAAATCAATCGACGACTGTGAGGGGCGGAAATGCAAATCACGGTAATGATGGCGACTTCAGTACGGAACACGACGGGAAGAGATGCACGGAAACTCAGAGTGAGCCCAGTCCCTGGTGGAGAGTCGACCTTCTCAAGTCGTATTCCGTCAAGGTTGTTCGAGTGACGACGCGAGGCTGCTGTG GTCATCAACCTCTTCAGGATATTGAGATAAGAGTAGGCAACAGCAGCGCTGAATTACAACGTAATCCTCTGTGTGCCTGGTTTCCCGGTACTATTG AAGAGGGTATCACGAAGACCTTCATCTGTGCCAGAGCTTTAGTGGGCCAATACGTCTTTCTGCAACTGGTTGGTGTCGAGGGTAGCTTAAGCCTTTGCGAAGTAGAAATTTTCGCTACCGACG AATTCTCGATAGATAGGTGTGCACATGCTGGCACACCCGCTGACGCCGACTTGGCCGCTTTCAATTCCACATGTTACGAATTCATAGTGAAGAAGGGCGGCTCTTTCCAAGAGGCaagaaattattgcaaaaatcgcgGAGGTGATCTCGTTCACGGTTTCCag GGCGTATCGTCTATATTTATCCTGAACAACCTAGAAAGGCGAAAAGATAAACTCAAGACTCAGCTGGTCTGGATCGGAGCCCAAAAGGAACCGCAGATCACAGCTCGAACATGGCGATGGGTGGACG GCGAGATTGTGCAGAAACCATCCTGGGGCAAAGACCAGCCGAATAATTACAATGGCGAACAAAACTGTGTCGTGTTGGACGGAGGTCGTGGCTGGCTTTGGAATGACGTCGGTTGCAACCTCGATTACCTTCACTGGATCTGCCAGAGCA GACCATCGATCTGCGGCAGTCCCGAAAAAGCGGAGAACACCACGATTGTGGGATCCAAAAGAACGATAGGTTCCACAATAGATTACGTTTGCCTGGACGGTTATATGTTGATTGGATCGAAGTCCAGAATGTGCGGACCGAGCGGTTTTTGGAGCGGTGGCGTGCCCACGTGCAAAT TTGTCGACTGCGGCGTCCTACCAGATTTAGAGAACGGTGTTGTCACGTTACTAGAGGACAGAACCACGCACGGTGCTCTCGTGGATTATACgtgtaaagaaaattacacGCTAGTGGGTGACACGAGACGAAGATGCGGAGACGGTGGTATCTGGAGCGGACACCAGCCTCAATGTTTGT TCGACTGGTGTCCCGAGCCACCGGAAGTAAACGGTGGCATCGTGACAACTACCGGAAGAAGAGTGGGTTCCACCGCCACTTACTCCTGTCAAAATGGATTTATTTTGTTCGGTGATAAT ATTCTCACGTGTAATATCGGGGGCGAATGGTCCGGCAAGACGCCACAATGTCGATTCGTCGATTGCGGGGCTCCAGCCCAGATCGAGTTCGGAACAGTCGTTCTAACTAATGGCACGACCACAGTGGGTAGTTTAGCCGTCTACACGTGTCGAGAGGATTACTGGTTGGTGGGCGAAGGAAAGCAAGAATGCACCAAAGAGGGCAAGTGGAGCCACGACACGCCATCCTGCGAgt TAATTACGTGTGAGGAGCCGGAAGTGCCCGCCGGAGGTTACGTGGTGGGATATGATTTCAACGTTCACAGTGTTATCGAATATCATTGCGACCTGGGTTATTTACTTCACGGCGAGGCCAGGCATTCGTGTGGCAAAGACGGACAATGGACGGGAGAGGTGCCGAGTTGCGAGT ATATCGATTGCAGCAAGGTTCTTCCGATTTTGAATGGCGTTGTGGATTACGCGAACGAAACGACTCATCTTGGCAGTGAAATCACATACAGTTGTACGAGAAATTACAGATTAAATGGAGTTTCAAGAAGATATTGTCTGGACAATGGTCAATGGAGTGACGCCACTCCAAAGTGCGAAG aGATTCGTTGTACGGAGCCTGTACTGGCAGAACACGGAATTCTTTCGGTGACCGGAAACGATCGAATGTACGGAAGGACACTGATTCGCACAGGAACTGCGGAGAATTCTAACACGGGTGCGACTTCGTACAAGATTGGGTCCTTGGCAAAGTATAGGTGCGAGAGAGGATACAAGGTGATCGGAGAACCTCTGTCCACTTGCGAGGAGAACGGAAAGTGGAGCGGCGAAGTACCGCAATGCGTCT ATGTTGACTGTGGCAAACCTGAACACATTCAACACGGACGTTACTCGCTGATATCGAATGCAACGTACTATGGAGCAGCTGCACTTTATGAATGCGACGGTAATTTCGAGTTGGATGGCTTTGCCAGAAGACTGTGCCTTGAAAACGGTACCTGGAGTAGCGACACTCCTGTCTGTCGAG AAATTCGATGTAGAGATCCTGAGAAAACCGGCCTATTATCAACGCAAGTTTCGACTCACAGTGTGGGTGGAGTGGCGCATTATAGCTGCCCACGTGGATTTTACATGGAAGGAAACGAAACTAGAGTTTGTTTGCAAAATGGATCTTGGAGCGGCACAACGCCTGCTTGTTTCT CGGTCGATTGCAAGCATCCGGGATCGATAGAGAATGGTCGAGTGATAATAGTGAATGGATCGACGACTTACGGAGGAGCCGCGGAGTATCACTGTTTACCGCAGTATGAAAGAGTCGGCATATTTCTGAGGAAGTGCTTGGACACAGGATTTTGGAGCGGCGAGGAACCAAAATgcgaat TAGCTGCGAACGAAGTAGCGGAGCCTCAAGGTGTTGGTACAAGCGTCGGCATCGGAGCTGgtgtgattatatttatattaattatcctCGGACTAGTCTACCTTAGGTT GCGAAAAGCTACACCAGTGAAAAATACCGAGAACGTCCAGGCGGCAGAAAGGAAGGAGGATCAAAATGCTGCTGTTATGTCTTACGCGACGTTAAATGACGGCACGCCCAATACTATGTACGAAAACGTCCCTGAAGATGGTCTCTACGATAATCCGTATAGTTTAGGTGGTAGCGCGTATAG ATACAACGGTCAGCCGAGAAGAACATATGGTAGATCTGGACATTACGAGGCCGAACCGGTTCCTAACAGAAACGGAATAACTATCAACGGTGTGTCTGTGCGATAG
- the Sqh gene encoding myosin regulatory light chain sqh, which produces MSSRKTAGRRATTKKRAQRATSNVFAMFDQAQIAEFKEAFNMIDQNHDGFIDKEDLHDMLASLGKNPTDDYLEAMMNEAPGPINFTMFLTLFGERLQGTDPEDVIKNAFGCFDEENSGHINEERLRELLTTMGDRFTDDDVDEMYREAPIKGSMFDYLEFTRILKHGAKDKDEQ; this is translated from the exons ATGTCTTCCCGTAAAACTGCAGGACGTCGTGCGACCACGAAGAAACGAGCTCAACGCGCGACGTCAAATGTCTTCGCGATGTTTGACCAAGCGCAAATCGCGGAATTCAAGGAAGCTTTTAACATGATCGACCAGAATCACGATGGATTTATTGACAAGGAGGATTTGCATGACATGCTTGCTTCTCTGG gTAAAAATCCTACTGATGACTATTTGGAGGCAATGATGAACGAAGCACCTGGACCTATCAACTTTACAATGTTCTTGACATTGTTCGGAGAGAGATTACAAGGGACTGATCCTGAAGATGTGATTAAGAATGCCTTTGGTTGTTTTGATGAAGAAAATTCCGGTCACATAAATGAGGAACGCCTTCGTGAATTGCTGACAACAATGGGTGACAG ATTCACAGACGATGACGTAGATGAAATGTACCGTGAAGCACCGATCAAAGGCTCGATGTTCGACTATCTAGAGTTTACTCGAATTTTGAAGCACGGCGCGAAGGATAAGGATGAACAGTAG
- the Fw gene encoding sushi, von Willebrand factor type A, EGF and pentraxin domain-containing protein 1 isoform X2 codes for MILVYGIILPFVASFAQGLKCGHPAVPMNAKVSLSDESLTVGTVAKYTCDAGYELFGTGSLTCNARGKWQGDLPFCGTNVGFRKPANQSTTVRGGNANHGNDGDFSTEHDGKRCTETQSEPSPWWRVDLLKSYSVKVVRVTTRGCCGHQPLQDIEIRVGNSSAELQRNPLCAWFPGTIEEGITKTFICARALVGQYVFLQLVGVEGSLSLCEVEIFATDEFSIDRCAHAGTPADADLAAFNSTCYEFIVKKGGSFQEARNYCKNRGGDLVHGFQGVSSIFILNNLERRKDKLKTQLVWIGAQKEPQITARTWRWVDGEIVQKPSWGKDQPNNYNGEQNCVVLDGGRGWLWNDVGCNLDYLHWICQSRPSICGSPEKAENTTIVGSKRTIGSTIDYVCLDGYMLIGSKSRMCGPSGFWSGGVPTCKFVDCGVLPDLENGVVTLLEDRTTHGALVDYTCKENYTLVGDTRRRCGDGGIWSGHQPQCLFDWCPEPPEVNGGIVTTTGRRVGSTATYSCQNGFILFGDNILTCNIGGEWSGKTPQCRFVDCGAPAQIEFGTVVLTNGTTTVGSLAVYTCREDYWLVGEGKQECTKEGKWSHDTPSCELITCEEPEVPAGGYVVGYDFNVHSVIEYHCDLGYLLHGEARHSCGKDGQWTGEVPSCEYIDCSKVLPILNGVVDYANETTHLGSEITYSCTRNYRLNGVSRRYCLDNGQWSDATPKCEEIRCTEPVLAEHGILSVTGNDRMYGRTLIRTGTAENSNTGATSYKIGSLAKYRCERGYKVIGEPLSTCEENGKWSGEVPQCVYVDCGKPEHIQHGRYSLISNATYYGAAALYECDGNFELDGFARRLCLENGTWSSDTPVCREIRCRDPEKTGLLSTQVSTHSVGGVAHYSCPRGFYMEGNETRVCLQNGSWSGTTPACFSVDCKHPGSIENGRVIIVNGSTTYGGAAEYHCLPQYERVGIFLRKCLDTGFWSGEEPKCESANEVAEPQGVGTSVGIGAGVIIFILIILGLVYLRLRKATPVKNTENVQAAERKEDQNAAVMSYATLNDGTPNTMYENVPEDGLYDNPYSLGGSAYRYNGQPRRTYGRSGHYEAEPVPNRNGITINGVSVR; via the exons AACCGGTAGCTTGACATGCAACGCCCGAGGAAAATGGCAGGGTGACCTACCGTTTTGCG GTACGAATGTGGGTTTCCGCAAACCGGCAAATCAATCGACGACTGTGAGGGGCGGAAATGCAAATCACGGTAATGATGGCGACTTCAGTACGGAACACGACGGGAAGAGATGCACGGAAACTCAGAGTGAGCCCAGTCCCTGGTGGAGAGTCGACCTTCTCAAGTCGTATTCCGTCAAGGTTGTTCGAGTGACGACGCGAGGCTGCTGTG GTCATCAACCTCTTCAGGATATTGAGATAAGAGTAGGCAACAGCAGCGCTGAATTACAACGTAATCCTCTGTGTGCCTGGTTTCCCGGTACTATTG AAGAGGGTATCACGAAGACCTTCATCTGTGCCAGAGCTTTAGTGGGCCAATACGTCTTTCTGCAACTGGTTGGTGTCGAGGGTAGCTTAAGCCTTTGCGAAGTAGAAATTTTCGCTACCGACG AATTCTCGATAGATAGGTGTGCACATGCTGGCACACCCGCTGACGCCGACTTGGCCGCTTTCAATTCCACATGTTACGAATTCATAGTGAAGAAGGGCGGCTCTTTCCAAGAGGCaagaaattattgcaaaaatcgcgGAGGTGATCTCGTTCACGGTTTCCag GGCGTATCGTCTATATTTATCCTGAACAACCTAGAAAGGCGAAAAGATAAACTCAAGACTCAGCTGGTCTGGATCGGAGCCCAAAAGGAACCGCAGATCACAGCTCGAACATGGCGATGGGTGGACG GCGAGATTGTGCAGAAACCATCCTGGGGCAAAGACCAGCCGAATAATTACAATGGCGAACAAAACTGTGTCGTGTTGGACGGAGGTCGTGGCTGGCTTTGGAATGACGTCGGTTGCAACCTCGATTACCTTCACTGGATCTGCCAGAGCA GACCATCGATCTGCGGCAGTCCCGAAAAAGCGGAGAACACCACGATTGTGGGATCCAAAAGAACGATAGGTTCCACAATAGATTACGTTTGCCTGGACGGTTATATGTTGATTGGATCGAAGTCCAGAATGTGCGGACCGAGCGGTTTTTGGAGCGGTGGCGTGCCCACGTGCAAAT TTGTCGACTGCGGCGTCCTACCAGATTTAGAGAACGGTGTTGTCACGTTACTAGAGGACAGAACCACGCACGGTGCTCTCGTGGATTATACgtgtaaagaaaattacacGCTAGTGGGTGACACGAGACGAAGATGCGGAGACGGTGGTATCTGGAGCGGACACCAGCCTCAATGTTTGT TCGACTGGTGTCCCGAGCCACCGGAAGTAAACGGTGGCATCGTGACAACTACCGGAAGAAGAGTGGGTTCCACCGCCACTTACTCCTGTCAAAATGGATTTATTTTGTTCGGTGATAAT ATTCTCACGTGTAATATCGGGGGCGAATGGTCCGGCAAGACGCCACAATGTCGATTCGTCGATTGCGGGGCTCCAGCCCAGATCGAGTTCGGAACAGTCGTTCTAACTAATGGCACGACCACAGTGGGTAGTTTAGCCGTCTACACGTGTCGAGAGGATTACTGGTTGGTGGGCGAAGGAAAGCAAGAATGCACCAAAGAGGGCAAGTGGAGCCACGACACGCCATCCTGCGAgt TAATTACGTGTGAGGAGCCGGAAGTGCCCGCCGGAGGTTACGTGGTGGGATATGATTTCAACGTTCACAGTGTTATCGAATATCATTGCGACCTGGGTTATTTACTTCACGGCGAGGCCAGGCATTCGTGTGGCAAAGACGGACAATGGACGGGAGAGGTGCCGAGTTGCGAGT ATATCGATTGCAGCAAGGTTCTTCCGATTTTGAATGGCGTTGTGGATTACGCGAACGAAACGACTCATCTTGGCAGTGAAATCACATACAGTTGTACGAGAAATTACAGATTAAATGGAGTTTCAAGAAGATATTGTCTGGACAATGGTCAATGGAGTGACGCCACTCCAAAGTGCGAAG aGATTCGTTGTACGGAGCCTGTACTGGCAGAACACGGAATTCTTTCGGTGACCGGAAACGATCGAATGTACGGAAGGACACTGATTCGCACAGGAACTGCGGAGAATTCTAACACGGGTGCGACTTCGTACAAGATTGGGTCCTTGGCAAAGTATAGGTGCGAGAGAGGATACAAGGTGATCGGAGAACCTCTGTCCACTTGCGAGGAGAACGGAAAGTGGAGCGGCGAAGTACCGCAATGCGTCT ATGTTGACTGTGGCAAACCTGAACACATTCAACACGGACGTTACTCGCTGATATCGAATGCAACGTACTATGGAGCAGCTGCACTTTATGAATGCGACGGTAATTTCGAGTTGGATGGCTTTGCCAGAAGACTGTGCCTTGAAAACGGTACCTGGAGTAGCGACACTCCTGTCTGTCGAG AAATTCGATGTAGAGATCCTGAGAAAACCGGCCTATTATCAACGCAAGTTTCGACTCACAGTGTGGGTGGAGTGGCGCATTATAGCTGCCCACGTGGATTTTACATGGAAGGAAACGAAACTAGAGTTTGTTTGCAAAATGGATCTTGGAGCGGCACAACGCCTGCTTGTTTCT CGGTCGATTGCAAGCATCCGGGATCGATAGAGAATGGTCGAGTGATAATAGTGAATGGATCGACGACTTACGGAGGAGCCGCGGAGTATCACTGTTTACCGCAGTATGAAAGAGTCGGCATATTTCTGAGGAAGTGCTTGGACACAGGATTTTGGAGCGGCGAGGAACCAAAATgcgaat CTGCGAACGAAGTAGCGGAGCCTCAAGGTGTTGGTACAAGCGTCGGCATCGGAGCTGgtgtgattatatttatattaattatcctCGGACTAGTCTACCTTAGGTT GCGAAAAGCTACACCAGTGAAAAATACCGAGAACGTCCAGGCGGCAGAAAGGAAGGAGGATCAAAATGCTGCTGTTATGTCTTACGCGACGTTAAATGACGGCACGCCCAATACTATGTACGAAAACGTCCCTGAAGATGGTCTCTACGATAATCCGTATAGTTTAGGTGGTAGCGCGTATAG ATACAACGGTCAGCCGAGAAGAACATATGGTAGATCTGGACATTACGAGGCCGAACCGGTTCCTAACAGAAACGGAATAACTATCAACGGTGTGTCTGTGCGATAG